The Paenibacillus sp. YPG26 genome includes a window with the following:
- a CDS encoding 3-ketoacyl-ACP reductase produces the protein MELSHKNALITGAGKGIGRAVAIALAKEGVNLGLIARTESDLTDLAGELQKEYGIKVSIAPADISNPAEAEASAAKIKQELGSVDILINNAGIAKFGTLLEMDPEEWKRILDVNVMGTYNVTRAVLPDLVAQNKGDIINVASTAGERGFATGSAYCASKFALMGMTESLAQEVRKHNIRVTALTPSTVNTDLATNAGLKIGDEDRMMQPEDVAELVLAALKLPARVFLKTAGIWTTNPQ, from the coding sequence GTGGAACTAAGCCATAAGAATGCCCTGATAACAGGTGCCGGAAAAGGAATAGGGCGTGCTGTAGCCATAGCCTTGGCCAAAGAGGGTGTGAATCTCGGATTGATCGCGAGAACCGAATCGGACCTGACAGATCTTGCAGGGGAGCTGCAGAAGGAATATGGAATCAAAGTGAGCATTGCCCCTGCGGATATATCCAATCCCGCCGAAGCCGAAGCTTCCGCAGCCAAGATCAAGCAGGAGCTTGGCTCCGTGGATATCCTGATCAACAATGCGGGGATCGCCAAATTCGGAACCCTGCTTGAGATGGATCCCGAGGAATGGAAGAGAATTCTTGATGTGAACGTAATGGGGACTTACAACGTCACCCGTGCCGTCCTGCCTGATCTGGTCGCCCAGAACAAGGGTGACATCATTAATGTAGCCTCTACAGCTGGTGAGCGCGGCTTCGCAACAGGATCGGCCTACTGCGCCTCCAAATTCGCCCTCATGGGCATGACCGAGTCACTGGCACAGGAAGTCCGCAAGCATAACATCCGCGTTACGGCTCTGACGCCGAGCACGGTCAATACGGACCTTGCCACAAATGCCGGACTCAAGATCGGTGATGAGGACCGGATGATGCAGCCTGAGGATGTGGCCGAGCTTGTTCTGGCCGCGCTGAAGCTTCCTGCACGGGTGTTCCTGAAGACCGCTGGCATCTGGACGACGAATCCGCAGTAA
- a CDS encoding DUF378 domain-containing protein, with protein sequence MKTLDTVALVLLIVGGLNWLLVGLFKYDLVAAIFGGADSGLSRLVYVIVGLCALYSLKFLAGVNNRERA encoded by the coding sequence ATGAAAACATTAGATACGGTTGCCCTGGTGCTGCTAATCGTTGGCGGACTTAACTGGCTGCTTGTCGGCTTGTTCAAATACGATCTGGTCGCCGCAATCTTTGGCGGAGCGGACAGCGGCTTGTCCAGGCTGGTATACGTGATTGTCGGCCTGTGCGCGCTGTACAGTCTTAAATTTCTCGCGGGTGTGAACAACCGTGAGAGAGCTTAA
- a CDS encoding cupin domain-containing protein: MTTPTAVPYLLGDDGIIPNNPDLPVLVYPEVFKHHPHKTEAIFNSHGWLNSWTNGVFSYHHYHSNCHEVLGVIRGTVLLQLGGEQGQQIRLNTGDVALLPAGTGHKKLSASPDFQIVGAYPGGMEYNTRRGTAEDRQKALAEIPEVPIPDTDPVNGKAGPVHTLWRRGTLRG; the protein is encoded by the coding sequence ATGACCACGCCCACAGCCGTCCCCTATCTGCTTGGTGATGACGGCATTATTCCTAACAACCCGGATCTGCCCGTCCTCGTGTATCCCGAGGTGTTCAAGCATCATCCTCATAAGACCGAGGCCATCTTCAATTCGCATGGCTGGCTGAACAGCTGGACGAATGGCGTGTTCAGTTACCACCACTATCACAGCAACTGCCACGAGGTGCTTGGGGTGATCCGCGGTACCGTCCTGCTTCAGCTCGGTGGCGAACAAGGGCAGCAGATCCGGTTAAATACCGGGGATGTCGCTCTGCTTCCAGCCGGAACCGGGCATAAGAAGCTCTCCGCAAGCCCGGACTTTCAGATTGTGGGCGCTTATCCAGGCGGAATGGAGTATAACACCCGCCGGGGAACAGCAGAGGACCGGCAGAAGGCTCTCGCCGAGATTCCGGAGGTACCGATCCCCGACACCGACCCCGTCAATGGGAAGGCCGGGCCTGTACATACGCTATGGAGGAGAGGAACCTTGCGCGGTTAG